GAGCTCGGTTCACCAGCTTGACGAACCGTTTCAGGTCTTCATAGGGGAGCGTCTTGGCATCTTTCCTCCGCAGCTCACTCAGCATAGGGCGCTTGTCGAGCAGGTGCCACAGCCACTCAGGGTATTCAGAATCTGGCTGGAGTTTCGGATCAGACCCCTCCTTGAGGATATTTGCCCCAAACACTGTTGTACTCTTAAGTTCTTTGCTGAGCACAGGGGTTTTAGCAGCATCGGCCGCACCCTTTCCGCCCTTCTTTGCCTTGCTTGCAATTGCAAATCCTCTTATGCCAACTACTTGAGCTGCATCTCTTGGGATTACACCATGTTTCAGTACTCTTCTCAATGCCATTGCCATTCCTGGATGGAAGCTTTTAACTGCATATATCGGTAAATATCAGTGCTGTTGAAAAAGTTTCTGCAAGCAAATAATATATTTGCAAACACATATAGATGTACAAATCGTGGCTCAAGGTTAGCCTATTTGGGTCAATATTATTTCTGCTTGTTGCTGCACCTGGTGTCATAATGTAACAGGGGGTTGAGCTCAGAAACAGACACAGGTTTAATCCTAAGATGCCCACAACAGCTTATTAACTTGCGCATGTTTCTCTACTGAATACATGAACCGCAATGGAAATCAGGATATACACCCATCAGCTAATAGCCTCGCCCATAAAAAGGCGATGGAGGCATTTCACTTTCAATTAGATTAGGTAAAAATGTAGTAAACAACAGTATACCTAGTGCAAGAACAACCAAGACTAACCCATGCAAGCTGAGAGTTGGAACCTAAAATGATCATACATTTATGAACGAACTGTCATCACCAATAATATTTTCCCTACGAGCATCACAATATGCAACCTGGTGAACAGAGAGGGGTGTAGTAACTAAGAAGGTTGGCATGCTCCTATACAATTTTGTTCATACAAAACATGTTCGCCTCTCTTCCTTTCACTTTGATGTAGATAGTGGAGAGCACAATGCTTCACAAAAGATGGGGCTCACGTTCCATAATTTTGGCTCACATAGCACTTGTGCTAGAACCACAAAAAAGAGTAATTAACAAGGGATCTCCATGTACCATGCACTATAAATAAGAAGTTAAAGATGTTCACAGGGCAGTGAAGATAAATGTCCAGCTAACGAAGCACTCTACGCATCACAAAATTCAGTTCAGttgtaaagaaagaaaaaaatccacatggaatcaggggcggatccaacttgggacatggggGTTCAGTCAAACTTTTGGGtgaacaaacaaaaaaacaaacaaactgttactAGCTAGTTGTATTAAGAGAGGTTTAAGGCTCTCAAATtaacaaggaggaggagaagagcttcttccagatctagaagagaagctagtaGGGTTAACGAACGCAAGCGAATTCAAGGTCCCAGTGGggtgggggagagagatgaatcagaaagaggctcaccaggatcccctcccctACTCTCCTCGCCAGATGGAGATCGGCAGCCGCGACtcgtcttggcggcggcgcaaggagcggaggaggagccaACGAGACGGGAGATTTCTCTCTTTTACGCGATATACTCGACTACTGCCCAAATGGGCCGCCCGGCCCGGCAGCGCCCAGGCACGACCGGACCTAGGCCCAGTCAAGGCCCCTTCTCTTTGGACAGTGCCTTATAAGGCTGCACTAAGTCTATTTTGGGTCCCCAACTATTTTTCTTTGACTTATATAAGGCTGAATTGAGTCTATTTAGGCTGGATTTTCCGGATTGAAACTACAAAGCGGTATTTTTGTTTGAAGCTATGGGATCAAAGTCCAGTGTCCTCGATGCAAACTTTGTCTGATGAATTGACAACAATTAATCAGATAATACAGTTGCATATGAAAATTACTAGTTATGTATGTGCGCAGATAAAGAGATACAAAACCACACATCAAGTGTTTATTCTATCCATATACTGTCAGGTTTATATTGGCTGTGTGTGACGGGGCAAATATCGATCGGTTGTGTGTGGCGGGGCGACTGATGACTAGAGAGGTGGAGATATTAGGGATggggggagagaaaagggggaagGGGTGAGGTGACCTTTGGAGGGGTAGAACAGTTGGTGTGctagcgacgacgacggagctCGCAATAGGTGTAGGGGGCCGAGA
This genomic window from Oryza sativa Japonica Group chromosome 12, ASM3414082v1 contains:
- the LOC4351876 gene encoding large ribosomal subunit protein mL54, with protein sequence MAMALRRVLKHGVIPRDAAQVVGIRGFAIASKAKKGGKGAADAAKTPVLSKELKSTTVFGANILKEGSDPKLQPDSEYPEWLWHLLDKRPMLSELRRKDAKTLPYEDLKRFVKLVNRARIKEQNALTAKN